A single genomic interval of Adhaeribacter pallidiroseus harbors:
- a CDS encoding alkaline phosphatase D family protein: MRPFYCFLITLLLTACAPYSNKKQTTLPPANAAHPLTVLAFGSCNSQERDQPLWLPILKNKPQLWVWLGDNIYGDTDDMQVMAAKYQKQLAEPNYRKLMATTPMIGTWDDHDFGHDNAGKEYPQKAESQRLFWDFMQEPQDSPLRQQDGVYNAHTYGPPGRQVKIILLDSRTHRDSLLRQNGRYVPNFNGDLLGETQWQWLEQELKNSSAQFNIIGNGIQVIQEESGGEKWANFPTARKRIFDLIARTQARGVILLSGDRHVAELAKITWPGISYPVYDLTSSGLTHSLGGGLKEGMPNRYRVGKVHDKLNFGLLRFDWGPEKKTVSLEIKGRHNKSHQLVKVEYLTAASGINPKPSSGTE, encoded by the coding sequence ATGCGTCCGTTTTACTGTTTTCTTATTACCCTGCTGCTAACCGCTTGTGCTCCTTACTCAAATAAAAAGCAAACTACTTTACCACCCGCAAATGCCGCCCATCCTTTAACGGTACTGGCTTTTGGGTCTTGTAATTCGCAGGAACGCGACCAGCCTTTATGGCTGCCCATTTTAAAAAACAAACCGCAGTTGTGGGTGTGGCTGGGCGATAACATTTACGGCGATACCGATGACATGCAGGTAATGGCGGCCAAGTACCAGAAACAATTAGCCGAACCCAATTACCGGAAACTGATGGCTACCACGCCCATGATAGGCACCTGGGACGATCACGATTTTGGCCACGATAACGCCGGGAAAGAATACCCGCAGAAAGCGGAAAGCCAGCGCTTGTTCTGGGATTTTATGCAGGAACCACAAGATAGTCCGCTCCGGCAGCAAGATGGCGTGTATAATGCGCATACCTACGGACCGCCGGGCCGCCAGGTAAAAATTATTTTGCTCGATTCGCGTACGCACCGCGATTCTTTGTTAAGGCAGAATGGCCGTTACGTACCTAATTTTAACGGCGACTTACTCGGCGAAACGCAATGGCAGTGGCTCGAGCAGGAATTAAAAAACAGTAGCGCGCAGTTTAATATTATTGGAAACGGCATTCAGGTTATTCAGGAAGAAAGCGGCGGCGAAAAGTGGGCCAACTTCCCGACAGCCCGGAAGCGTATATTTGACTTAATTGCCCGTACGCAGGCTCGCGGCGTAATTTTACTCAGCGGCGACCGCCACGTAGCCGAACTGGCCAAAATTACCTGGCCCGGCATAAGTTATCCGGTTTATGACTTAACCAGCAGCGGCCTAACCCACAGCTTAGGCGGTGGCTTAAAAGAAGGCATGCCCAATCGGTATCGGGTAGGTAAAGTGCACGATAAATTAAATTTCGGCTTGCTACGCTTTGATTGGGGCCCAGAAAAAAAGACGGTTTCGCTGGAAATTAAAGGTCGTCACAACAAATCGCACCAGCTGGTAAAAGTAGAATACCTAACTGCTGCCTCGGGCATTAATCCTAAGCCAAGCTCAGGAACCGAATAA